The proteins below come from a single bacterium genomic window:
- a CDS encoding phosphatase PAP2 family protein codes for MTVRPLGWALLLFLAIAAGTFLLPSHRWDVAVTVWLQHAPQVLDLPAAGLVFLADAEISIPLIVLVGLLLARRDRRRVEGVAWLAAGMLAASAVAFFLKWVLPHPGPPLEFQRMPHRVGLYVPQPFSFPSGHTMRTTFFAVMVLRRTPPAAGALVITVMAALVYLGDHWTSDVLGGLCLGWACAEIARGLRPPA; via the coding sequence GTGACCGTGCGACCACTCGGTTGGGCCCTGCTCCTCTTCCTTGCCATTGCCGCCGGCACGTTCCTGCTGCCGTCTCACCGCTGGGACGTCGCGGTGACCGTGTGGCTGCAGCACGCCCCCCAGGTACTCGATCTGCCGGCCGCGGGGCTCGTGTTTCTTGCGGACGCGGAGATCAGCATCCCGCTGATCGTCCTCGTCGGGCTGCTGCTCGCGCGGCGAGACCGCCGGCGCGTCGAAGGCGTCGCGTGGCTCGCCGCCGGCATGCTCGCCGCCAGCGCCGTCGCGTTTTTCCTGAAGTGGGTCCTGCCGCACCCGGGACCGCCGCTGGAGTTCCAGCGCATGCCCCACCGGGTGGGGCTCTACGTGCCGCAGCCGTTCAGCTTCCCCTCGGGGCACACGATGCGGACCACGTTCTTCGCGGTCATGGTACTGCGGCGCACGCCGCCAGCCGCCGGCGCACTCGTCATTACCGTCATGGCGGCGCTCGTCTACCTGGGCGATCATTGGACGTCGGATGTGCTCGGCGGTCTGTGTCTCGGGTGGGCGTGCGCCGAAATCGCCCGCGGACTGCGGCCGCCGGCCTAA
- a CDS encoding NAD-dependent epimerase/dehydratase family protein: MAHEQAYADSRVLVTGGAGCIGSNLTRTLAGHGAARVVVLDDLSSAGRWNVPDHPAVHFVQGSVLDDEALRGVFAEKPDYVFHLAALFANQNSVDHPEQDLMVNGLGTLKVLQFAHLAGVRRFVYASSGCSVYGSAAPLPLREDFVSIDLDTPYQITKLLGELYGNFFFHYYKVPVVRTRFFNVYGPGEIPGRYRNVIPNFLYWALRKEPLPITGTGEETRDFTYVDDVIQGLLAAGAADAAVGEAMNLASGRETTVAHLAGLINELTGNPAGVRYVARRPWDNITRRCASVEKAGRLLGYHPSTDFDTGVRRTWEWVTRHWDRLAQDARF; this comes from the coding sequence ATGGCGCATGAGCAGGCGTACGCGGACAGCCGGGTGCTGGTCACCGGCGGCGCCGGGTGCATCGGGAGCAACTTGACGCGAACCCTGGCCGGGCACGGCGCCGCGCGCGTGGTGGTCCTCGACGATCTGTCCTCCGCCGGCCGGTGGAACGTCCCGGATCACCCCGCCGTGCACTTCGTGCAGGGCAGCGTGCTCGACGACGAAGCCCTCCGCGGGGTTTTCGCAGAGAAGCCCGACTACGTGTTCCATCTGGCCGCTCTGTTCGCAAACCAGAATTCCGTCGACCACCCCGAGCAAGACCTCATGGTGAACGGACTCGGGACGCTCAAAGTCCTGCAGTTTGCCCACCTGGCCGGGGTGCGGCGATTCGTCTACGCGTCGTCCGGCTGCTCCGTGTACGGCAGCGCCGCTCCGCTTCCGCTCCGCGAGGACTTCGTGTCGATCGACCTCGACACGCCGTATCAGATCACCAAGCTGCTCGGGGAGCTCTACGGCAATTTCTTCTTCCACTACTACAAGGTGCCCGTCGTCCGCACGCGCTTCTTCAACGTGTACGGGCCCGGGGAGATCCCCGGCCGGTACCGAAACGTAATCCCGAATTTTCTCTACTGGGCCCTGCGCAAAGAACCGCTCCCGATCACGGGCACCGGGGAGGAGACGCGCGACTTCACCTACGTGGACGACGTGATCCAGGGCCTGTTGGCGGCCGGCGCGGCGGACGCGGCCGTCGGCGAGGCGATGAATCTGGCGTCCGGCAGGGAAACGACAGTGGCGCACCTGGCCGGGTTGATCAACGAGCTGACGGGGAATCCGGCCGGCGTTCGCTACGTGGCGCGCCGGCCCTGGGACAACATCACGCGGCGATGCGCCTCGGTGGAGAAAGCCGGCCGGTTGCTGGGCTACCATCCGTCGACGGATTTTGACACCGGCGTGCGCCGCACGTGGGAGTGGGTCACTCGGCACTGGGATCGCCTCGCGCAGGACGCGCGGTTCTGA
- a CDS encoding sugar phosphate nucleotidyltransferase yields the protein MNAIIPVAGRGTRLRPHTHTQPKVLVNVAGKPILSYILDDLGRLGVEEITFVVGYLAEQVEKFVRERYAFRAHFVHQEETLGNGHAVYLAREHLTGPTLIVFGDTIVDADLRAACRLPHSAVGVNRVDDPRAFGVVELDADGFVRHLWEKPEQPPPGLSRIPDLAVVGVYVIQEPAPFRAALEEMVARRRMARGEYWLADALEIFVERGAALQTFPVRHWYDCGTPEALLRANHALLEHAPRPREIPGTAVIPPSSIADSAVIEGSIIGPYVTIAEGARVVHAVLRESIVNANARVERVVLEESIIGEHAMVKGRQVRINVGDDSEIELA from the coding sequence GTGAACGCGATCATCCCGGTGGCCGGGCGAGGCACGCGCCTCCGGCCGCACACCCACACCCAGCCCAAGGTCTTGGTGAACGTCGCCGGCAAGCCGATTCTCAGCTACATTCTCGACGACCTCGGGCGCCTCGGGGTCGAGGAGATCACCTTCGTCGTCGGCTACCTGGCCGAGCAGGTCGAGAAGTTCGTCCGGGAACGGTATGCGTTTCGCGCGCACTTCGTCCACCAGGAGGAGACGCTCGGCAACGGACACGCCGTCTACTTGGCCCGCGAGCACTTGACCGGACCGACGTTGATCGTGTTCGGCGACACGATCGTGGACGCCGACCTGCGTGCCGCGTGCCGCCTGCCGCACTCCGCCGTCGGGGTCAATCGGGTGGACGATCCGCGGGCCTTCGGCGTCGTGGAACTGGACGCAGACGGGTTCGTGCGGCATCTGTGGGAAAAGCCGGAGCAGCCGCCGCCCGGGCTGTCCCGGATCCCGGATCTCGCCGTTGTCGGCGTGTACGTGATCCAGGAGCCGGCGCCCTTTCGGGCCGCGTTGGAGGAAATGGTGGCCCGGCGCCGGATGGCCCGCGGAGAATACTGGCTTGCCGACGCGCTGGAGATCTTCGTCGAACGCGGCGCGGCGCTGCAGACCTTCCCCGTGCGTCACTGGTACGATTGCGGAACCCCGGAGGCGCTGCTCCGCGCCAACCACGCGCTGCTGGAGCACGCCCCGCGGCCGCGGGAGATCCCGGGAACGGCCGTCATCCCGCCGTCGTCGATCGCGGACTCGGCGGTGATTGAGGGCTCGATCATCGGGCCGTACGTCACGATCGCCGAGGGCGCCCGCGTGGTGCACGCGGTGCTGCGGGAGAGCATCGTGAACGCGAACGCCCGCGTCGAGCGGGTCGTGCTCGAGGAGTCCATCATCGGCGAGCACGCCATGGTGAAGGGCCGGCAGGTCCGGATCAACGTCGGCGACGACTCCGAGATCGAGCTCGCTTAG
- a CDS encoding nucleotidyltransferase family protein produces MYAIVLAGGKGERLRPFTEDRPKAMVEIMGIPILSYQIQWLQAQGVTDLIIASGYRHEVIESYFGDGERLGLRITHAVEQEPLGRGGALRAALGHVPASEDVVIATNGDVITNFRLGPLLAAHWAARFLATVVLTPFISPYGIVEVDEQDRVTHFREKPELPYWINAGVYALSREIRALLPERGDHETTTFPELARDGRLGAFQSRDYWRGVDTIKDVNEVAAEFQGRLLTFFRQG; encoded by the coding sequence ATGTACGCGATCGTGCTGGCGGGAGGAAAGGGAGAGCGCCTCAGGCCGTTCACCGAGGATCGGCCGAAGGCCATGGTCGAGATCATGGGCATCCCCATCCTCAGCTACCAGATTCAGTGGCTGCAGGCGCAGGGCGTCACCGACCTGATCATCGCCTCCGGCTACCGCCACGAGGTCATCGAGAGCTACTTCGGGGATGGCGAACGCCTGGGGCTCAGGATCACGCATGCGGTGGAGCAAGAGCCGCTCGGCCGCGGCGGGGCGCTGCGCGCGGCGCTCGGTCACGTGCCCGCGTCGGAGGACGTCGTGATCGCCACAAACGGCGACGTCATCACCAATTTTCGGTTGGGGCCGCTGCTTGCGGCCCATTGGGCGGCGCGCTTCCTGGCGACGGTGGTGTTGACCCCGTTCATCAGTCCCTACGGGATCGTCGAAGTCGACGAGCAGGATCGCGTGACCCACTTCCGCGAGAAACCGGAGCTGCCCTATTGGATCAACGCCGGCGTCTACGCCCTCTCCCGGGAGATCCGCGCGTTGCTCCCGGAGCGGGGCGACCACGAGACGACGACGTTTCCGGAGCTGGCGCGGGACGGCCGCCTGGGCGCGTTCCAGTCCCGGGACTACTGGCGCGGCGTGGACACGATCAAGGACGTCAACGAGGTCGCGGCCGAGTTTCAGGGCCGGCTCCTGACGTTCTTCCGGCAGGGATGA
- a CDS encoding glycosyltransferase family 4 protein, which produces MNVLVLATKYFGTGGAQAYTRMFADAAAEGGRQVDVLSLLGGDLSDRSCPGRYLGDQGSRSTPWTQARFVGQAMRRGAAYDLVVCGHVALAPVGHLLLRLHGTPYLVIGHGIEVWGPLGPRRRTALRRAQRVVTVSHFTAQVVAETHGVSPARLAVIHPAVDPALLQAAQDAAGPAPDTDTVTLLTVARLSAEERYKGCDAVISALPAVRAAAGVARYVIAGDGDDRPRLRALAEERGVGDAVTFAGRVPREGLPALYRGCDMFVMPSIAERRPAGWTGEGFGIVYIEAAAFGRPVVAGNGGGAPEALRDGVTGAVVDGRDADAVATVLVRMAQDAPLRRRMGEAGRQWVQERFTFERFRRDVAPVVESALSAPDR; this is translated from the coding sequence GTGAACGTCCTTGTGCTCGCCACAAAGTACTTCGGCACGGGCGGCGCCCAGGCGTACACGCGCATGTTTGCCGACGCCGCGGCGGAAGGCGGCCGCCAAGTGGACGTGCTGTCGCTCCTCGGCGGTGACCTGTCCGACCGGTCGTGCCCCGGACGGTATCTGGGTGATCAGGGGAGCCGCTCCACGCCGTGGACCCAGGCCCGGTTTGTGGGGCAGGCGATGCGGCGCGGGGCCGCCTACGACCTCGTCGTGTGCGGCCACGTCGCGCTGGCCCCCGTCGGACATCTCCTGCTCCGCCTCCACGGGACTCCGTATCTTGTGATCGGACACGGCATCGAAGTCTGGGGACCGCTGGGGCCGCGGAGGCGGACGGCGCTCCGGCGGGCGCAGCGGGTCGTGACGGTGAGCCATTTCACGGCCCAGGTTGTCGCCGAAACCCATGGCGTGTCTCCCGCCCGGCTCGCCGTGATTCATCCCGCCGTCGATCCGGCACTGCTCCAAGCGGCGCAGGACGCCGCCGGGCCTGCCCCGGACACCGACACGGTGACGCTCTTGACGGTGGCCCGGCTGTCCGCGGAGGAACGATACAAGGGGTGCGATGCGGTCATCTCCGCGCTGCCCGCGGTCCGCGCGGCCGCCGGGGTCGCTCGGTACGTGATTGCGGGTGACGGAGACGATCGTCCGCGACTCCGGGCGCTCGCCGAGGAGCGGGGCGTCGGGGATGCCGTCACGTTCGCCGGGCGGGTGCCCCGTGAGGGCCTGCCGGCGCTATATCGCGGCTGCGACATGTTTGTGATGCCGTCGATCGCGGAGCGGCGGCCGGCCGGCTGGACGGGCGAAGGCTTCGGCATCGTCTACATCGAGGCGGCGGCGTTCGGGCGGCCGGTGGTCGCGGGAAACGGCGGCGGGGCGCCCGAGGCGCTCCGGGACGGCGTGACCGGTGCCGTCGTCGACGGCCGCGACGCCGACGCGGTGGCAACGGTGCTGGTCCGGATGGCTCAGGACGCCCCGCTGCGCCGGCGCATGGGCGAGGCCGGACGGCAGTGGGTCCAGGAACGCTTCACGTTTGAACGGTTCCGGCGAGATGTGGCGCCGGTCGTCGAGTCGGCGTTGAGCGCCCCCGATCGCTGA